A genome region from Chryseobacterium sp. G0186 includes the following:
- a CDS encoding GLPGLI family protein: protein MHYDKKLLQILTLFFSVLFFSQLHKKDTLRGEFIYSLKAKLNTLTPDYKHEEFFSLQIGDKHAFFASIQSLKRDSVFQALPIKTLENGAKLLSSKGVSVPKTKFSFTIIQSNENIQYFNLVGMSILTYKEPLIKNWKLSNDTKMINTINCKKAEITFKGRNWIAWYSPEIPLPYGPYKFSGLPGLIIKITDDKKEYDFELVKSVSNSALKGRLININENRYNNAFETTRPKFEKALKDANSNLIGVLQSSETTIIQGKEMIRQRQKEREENKKYENPIELKED from the coding sequence ATGCATTACGATAAAAAATTACTTCAAATATTAACCTTATTTTTTAGTGTTTTATTTTTTTCTCAATTACATAAAAAAGATACTTTGCGTGGTGAGTTTATCTATTCATTAAAAGCTAAATTGAATACATTAACTCCTGATTATAAACATGAAGAATTTTTTTCATTACAGATAGGTGATAAACATGCTTTTTTTGCGAGTATTCAATCACTAAAAAGAGATTCAGTATTTCAAGCACTTCCAATAAAAACCTTAGAAAATGGAGCAAAACTGTTAAGCTCTAAAGGAGTATCCGTTCCAAAAACAAAATTTTCCTTTACGATAATACAATCAAATGAAAATATACAGTATTTTAACTTAGTTGGAATGTCAATACTCACCTACAAAGAACCGCTCATTAAAAACTGGAAATTGAGTAATGATACCAAAATGATAAACACAATTAATTGTAAAAAAGCTGAAATTACCTTTAAGGGAAGAAATTGGATAGCCTGGTATTCTCCTGAAATTCCTTTACCCTATGGGCCATATAAATTCAGTGGGTTACCCGGATTGATCATTAAAATAACAGATGATAAAAAAGAGTATGATTTTGAGCTTGTGAAATCCGTATCAAACTCAGCATTGAAAGGTCGATTAATTAATATAAACGAAAATCGATATAATAATGCTTTTGAAACAACTCGACCAAAATTTGAAAAAGCGTTAAAAGATGCTAATTCCAATTTAATTGGTGTACTTCAAAGTTCTGAAACTACCATTATACAAGGCAAAGAAATGATAAGGCAAAGACAAAAAGAAAGAGAAGAAAATAAAAAATACGAAAACCCAATAGAATTAAAAGAAGATTAG
- a CDS encoding SDR family oxidoreductase produces MTIIITGTSSGIGFALAEYFGKKGNKVYGLSRKHTESQYFKSIPTDVTDNSAVQNAIAEVLKTETRIDVLINNAGMGMVGAVEDSTKEDILKLFSLNLAGPVQMMSAVLPKMRENKFGKIINVSSIGSEMGLPFRGFYSASKSALDKVTEAMRYEVYPWNIDVCSLHLGDIKTNIADNRVIAQVSQPYKNVFEKVYALMNSHVDDGAEPLEVAEYIEKLLGRNKWKAHYYFGKFGQKIGVPLKWILPQGTYENLMKKYNKLD; encoded by the coding sequence ATGACCATTATCATTACAGGAACCTCATCAGGAATTGGATTTGCATTAGCCGAATATTTTGGTAAAAAAGGGAACAAAGTATATGGTTTAAGCCGAAAACATACAGAAAGCCAGTACTTCAAATCGATCCCGACTGATGTTACCGACAACAGTGCTGTACAGAATGCCATTGCAGAGGTATTGAAAACCGAAACAAGAATTGATGTTCTGATCAACAATGCCGGAATGGGAATGGTGGGTGCTGTGGAGGATTCTACCAAGGAAGATATTCTAAAGCTTTTCAGCCTGAATCTGGCTGGCCCTGTTCAGATGATGAGTGCCGTTCTTCCAAAAATGCGTGAAAATAAATTTGGAAAAATCATTAATGTTTCCAGCATCGGAAGTGAAATGGGATTACCTTTCCGTGGATTTTATTCCGCTTCAAAATCTGCCTTGGATAAGGTAACAGAAGCCATGAGGTATGAAGTTTACCCTTGGAATATTGACGTATGTTCACTGCATTTGGGAGATATTAAAACCAATATTGCCGATAACAGAGTGATTGCCCAGGTTTCCCAACCTTATAAAAATGTCTTTGAAAAAGTATATGCTTTAATGAATTCCCACGTGGATGACGGAGCTGAGCCATTGGAAGTGGCAGAATATATTGAAAAGCTTTTAGGCAGGAATAAATGGAAAGCCCATTATTATTTTGGTAAATTCGGGCAGAAAATCGGAGTTCCATTGAAATGGATTCTTCCACAAGGAACTTATGAGAATTTAATGAAGAAGTATAATAAACTGGATTAG
- a CDS encoding bacteriocin-like protein, whose translation MKKLKKLTREDLKTVKGGEKQVWIAEFCGQTATTTQDWTPAQANQWLANLEANYCN comes from the coding sequence ATGAAAAAATTAAAGAAATTAACTCGTGAAGATCTTAAAACTGTAAAAGGAGGAGAGAAACAAGTTTGGATTGCAGAATTTTGTGGTCAGACTGCTACAACAACTCAAGATTGGACTCCTGCACAAGCAAATCAGTGGCTAGCTAATCTTGAAGCCAATTACTGTAATTAA
- a CDS encoding autotransporter assembly complex protein TamA, with protein MKLLLKIFFVLFCVFTQAQKKQYWLTDTETKVRKKVKDSVSAVKFLDSLAQNNYFFTQLKEVKIKGDSTEIFYDKGKNFNETYVNLSDSLVHKLKVQKDFFTKNLDSTKKSINKSYIDDGYSFSRIKSKYKGQKNGFPIVELDINKNDKRTIDGFVVKGYDKVPKRFIKNLEKEFKGKNYDEKNLLAINKNFQSHPFLMLERQPQTLFTKDSTNIYLFLEKKKTNTFDGVIGFGNDKSDKFTLNGTMNVNFRNMFNGFETVNLYWQRNPDKGQNFDLQVDIPYLFKSNVGMNTKVNIYRQDSTFANVKFLPAFYYHINNRNKIGLRATLESSTIIDTLYVQGKDYNKRGIGIWFEMTEPSDVDLFLYKTRINAGYDYLTTTYTKGNIKSTQNQFYFFGEHNYHISGNHFLNIKGEGAMMDSKIEFSANELYRFGGWNSMRGFNENSLAADFYYYGSLEYRYLIGNQAFFDVFGQYGQLNNKSLNVKPKLYSVGLGFNFFIPIGLMSFQLSNGNEFGNPFKFNDIKIHWGILSRF; from the coding sequence TTGAAGCTATTACTGAAAATATTTTTTGTTCTGTTTTGCGTTTTTACCCAAGCGCAAAAGAAGCAGTATTGGCTTACCGATACTGAAACCAAGGTCAGAAAAAAGGTAAAGGATTCCGTTTCTGCAGTAAAGTTTCTGGACTCCCTGGCTCAAAACAATTATTTCTTCACTCAGCTGAAAGAAGTAAAAATAAAAGGAGACAGCACAGAAATTTTTTATGATAAGGGAAAAAATTTCAATGAAACCTATGTTAATCTTTCTGACTCCCTTGTTCACAAGCTGAAAGTTCAGAAAGATTTCTTCACAAAAAATTTAGATTCAACCAAGAAAAGCATCAACAAAAGTTATATTGATGACGGATATTCCTTTAGCAGAATTAAATCAAAATATAAGGGCCAAAAAAATGGATTTCCCATTGTAGAACTTGATATCAATAAAAATGATAAAAGAACGATCGATGGTTTTGTTGTAAAAGGTTACGATAAAGTTCCTAAACGATTCATCAAAAATCTTGAAAAAGAATTTAAGGGGAAAAATTACGACGAGAAGAACCTGCTGGCGATCAATAAGAATTTCCAAAGCCACCCGTTTCTGATGCTCGAACGGCAGCCACAAACTTTATTCACTAAAGACTCTACCAATATTTACCTGTTTCTGGAAAAGAAAAAGACCAATACTTTTGATGGGGTTATCGGTTTTGGAAATGATAAATCGGACAAGTTCACCTTGAATGGTACGATGAACGTCAATTTCAGAAATATGTTTAATGGTTTTGAAACCGTCAATTTATACTGGCAAAGAAACCCTGACAAGGGACAAAATTTTGATCTCCAGGTTGATATCCCGTATCTGTTCAAATCAAATGTGGGGATGAATACGAAAGTGAATATCTACAGACAGGATTCTACTTTTGCCAACGTAAAATTTCTCCCTGCTTTTTATTATCACATCAATAACCGTAATAAGATCGGGCTTCGAGCAACTTTGGAAAGTTCCACCATCATTGATACGTTGTATGTTCAGGGAAAGGATTATAACAAAAGAGGAATCGGGATCTGGTTTGAAATGACCGAACCATCTGATGTTGATCTTTTTCTTTACAAAACAAGGATTAATGCAGGATATGATTATTTAACGACTACCTATACCAAAGGAAACATCAAGTCTACCCAAAACCAGTTTTACTTTTTTGGGGAACACAATTACCATATTTCCGGGAATCATTTCCTGAATATTAAAGGGGAAGGTGCGATGATGGATTCTAAAATAGAGTTTTCTGCCAACGAATTGTATCGTTTCGGAGGATGGAATTCTATGCGGGGATTCAATGAGAATTCCCTCGCTGCCGATTTTTACTATTATGGAAGTTTAGAATATCGGTACCTCATCGGTAACCAGGCTTTCTTCGATGTCTTTGGACAGTACGGACAGCTCAATAATAAATCGTTGAACGTAAAACCCAAGCTCTACAGTGTTGGACTCGGTTTTAATTTCTTTATCCCCATCGGTCTGATGAGCTTCCAGCTCTCAAATGGTAATGAGTTTGGAAATCCTTTCAAATTTAATGACATAAAGATCCATTGGGGCATTCTGAGTAGATTCTAA
- a CDS encoding SusC/RagA family TonB-linked outer membrane protein — protein MKKALATFAVFLLPLYITAQEITISGNVKSENGTTVSGVNITDKNTGKTSTTDENGNFTISANPKDILEFLSPDFSVYTVEVSSKKEYSVVLRKTNEKQIEGVVITALGIAKKKEKIGYSTQEVGTKQFETITTPSIGNLFSGQVAGLNVSNPTGMQQAPQFTLRGNSNLVFVIDGVIVEKEVFQNLDPNNIENINVLKGATASALYGSRGRYGAILITTKSAKKKGFSVEFSQNTMITGGFTNLPKTQTEYGNGSHGKYEFWDGADGGVNDGDMIWGPKFTPGLKIAQWNSPIRDKTTGQVIPWYGAVTGTQYNDKSRYERVPIDWKFHDNLNTFLKPAVINNNNFAISYRNNKDIYRLSGNFMNYDDRIPNSFLQKYGINFSSENHLGEKFIIDTKFNFNQAFTPNVPNYAYNPSGHMYTILIWMGGDVDGNALRNHMWVPGKEGISQANWNYAWYNNPWFGAEYYKNQNRTNIINAQAGLEYKATKDFSIKGKASIVENHSKTETFSPYSYFNYSAPRTGGYILKDLKTWNLNYDVLATYKKKISENFDFTINAGGSTFYYKNNNNETYTDGLKVPEIYTLENSIGAIKKYTYLKEKLIYSAYSTIDIGLYNAFFINVSGRNDWSSTLPKANRSYFYPSASISAVISNLVKLPESINMLKVSASWAKVAYDFQPYSIRNYYSNNKGIAFDGNPTYLYPTILNVENSLKPEQTKSYELGLSAGFLNNRITLDATYFRTLDYNNILEFPSAESSGFVSQYVNGNEYTTKGFEISLGLVPVKTSDFTWKTLINWSTYEQKLTSIYDNMPNYKNIKLGERMDSYYDYTWQKSPDGKVILDAKSGMPTRANAPSNLGHFNPDWTFGFNNSFKYKKLSLNIGIDGSIGGIMRSQVVEKMWWGGKHPNSTAYRDLEYANPGTYYFVPNGVNYNPATGLYTQHTTAISFQDWAQNYPYQARVTQDESEEFANVFDRTFIKLRSVVLEYDFSSLLNPRGMIKGFTANISAYNLAMWKKSKNLYSDPDFQIRSGRTEDVTNDIQDPSSRWFGIGFNLKF, from the coding sequence ATGAAGAAAGCTTTAGCTACATTTGCAGTTTTTTTACTTCCCTTATATATTACTGCTCAGGAAATTACCATTTCCGGAAATGTAAAATCCGAAAACGGAACTACTGTATCCGGTGTAAATATTACCGATAAAAATACAGGAAAGACCTCCACAACTGATGAAAATGGGAATTTTACCATTTCAGCGAATCCCAAGGATATTTTAGAATTCCTTTCACCTGATTTTTCTGTTTACACCGTAGAAGTTTCCTCAAAAAAAGAGTATTCTGTTGTTTTAAGAAAAACGAATGAAAAACAGATTGAAGGGGTTGTTATTACCGCATTGGGGATTGCCAAAAAGAAAGAAAAGATTGGATATTCTACTCAGGAGGTAGGAACCAAACAGTTTGAAACCATTACTACACCAAGTATAGGAAATTTATTCTCCGGACAGGTTGCGGGTCTGAATGTTTCCAATCCAACGGGAATGCAGCAGGCTCCTCAGTTTACATTGAGAGGAAACTCCAATCTGGTTTTTGTAATTGATGGCGTGATTGTAGAAAAGGAAGTTTTTCAGAATTTAGATCCCAACAATATAGAGAACATCAACGTACTGAAAGGAGCTACGGCTTCTGCTCTTTATGGTTCAAGAGGCCGATATGGAGCCATTTTAATTACTACAAAAAGTGCTAAGAAGAAAGGTTTTTCTGTAGAGTTTTCTCAAAACACCATGATCACCGGAGGTTTTACCAACCTTCCAAAAACCCAGACTGAATATGGTAACGGTTCTCACGGGAAGTATGAGTTTTGGGACGGAGCGGATGGTGGAGTGAATGACGGAGATATGATCTGGGGACCAAAATTTACTCCGGGACTAAAGATTGCTCAATGGAACAGCCCCATCAGGGATAAAACAACGGGACAGGTTATTCCTTGGTACGGAGCTGTAACGGGTACCCAGTATAATGATAAGTCCAGATATGAAAGGGTTCCGATTGACTGGAAATTTCATGATAATTTAAATACCTTTTTAAAGCCTGCAGTAATCAATAACAACAATTTTGCGATCAGCTACAGAAATAATAAGGACATCTACAGACTTTCCGGGAACTTCATGAATTATGATGATAGAATTCCCAATTCTTTTCTGCAGAAGTACGGGATCAATTTCTCCTCTGAAAATCATCTGGGAGAGAAGTTCATCATTGATACTAAATTCAATTTCAACCAGGCTTTTACTCCCAATGTTCCAAACTACGCCTATAATCCAAGCGGACATATGTATACCATCCTGATCTGGATGGGTGGTGATGTAGATGGAAATGCTTTAAGAAATCACATGTGGGTTCCGGGAAAAGAAGGAATATCACAAGCCAACTGGAACTATGCCTGGTACAACAACCCTTGGTTTGGTGCTGAGTATTATAAAAATCAAAACCGAACTAATATCATCAATGCTCAGGCAGGATTAGAATATAAGGCGACAAAAGATTTTTCAATCAAAGGAAAGGCATCCATTGTGGAAAACCACAGCAAAACAGAAACATTCAGTCCTTATTCTTATTTCAACTACAGCGCCCCAAGAACCGGAGGATATATCCTGAAAGATCTGAAAACCTGGAACCTCAACTATGATGTACTGGCCACCTACAAGAAAAAAATATCTGAAAATTTTGATTTTACAATCAATGCAGGAGGTTCAACATTTTACTATAAAAATAATAACAATGAAACTTACACCGATGGTTTAAAAGTTCCTGAGATATACACCTTAGAAAACTCCATCGGAGCTATCAAGAAATACACTTATCTAAAGGAAAAACTGATTTATAGTGCTTATTCTACTATTGATATCGGATTATACAATGCTTTCTTCATCAATGTTTCCGGACGTAATGACTGGTCTTCTACCCTACCTAAAGCCAACAGATCTTATTTCTATCCATCTGCCTCAATCAGTGCGGTTATCTCCAATCTGGTAAAGTTGCCTGAGTCCATCAATATGCTAAAGGTTTCAGCTTCATGGGCAAAAGTAGCCTATGACTTCCAGCCTTATTCGATTAGAAATTATTATTCAAATAACAAAGGAATTGCTTTTGATGGCAACCCAACTTATTTATATCCTACCATCTTAAATGTAGAAAATTCCTTAAAACCTGAACAGACCAAGTCTTATGAACTGGGGCTAAGTGCCGGTTTCCTCAATAACAGAATTACTTTAGATGCAACTTATTTCAGAACCCTGGATTATAATAATATCCTGGAATTCCCAAGTGCTGAATCGTCAGGCTTTGTTTCTCAGTATGTAAACGGTAATGAATACACCACAAAAGGATTTGAAATTTCCCTAGGATTGGTTCCTGTAAAAACATCTGATTTTACCTGGAAAACCTTAATTAACTGGAGTACTTATGAACAGAAGCTGACCTCTATTTATGATAATATGCCTAACTATAAAAATATTAAGCTAGGGGAAAGAATGGACAGTTATTATGATTATACCTGGCAAAAGTCTCCAGATGGAAAAGTAATTCTGGATGCTAAATCAGGAATGCCTACCAGAGCTAATGCACCAAGCAATCTGGGACACTTTAACCCGGACTGGACTTTTGGTTTCAATAACTCTTTCAAGTATAAGAAATTATCCCTAAACATCGGAATAGATGGAAGTATAGGCGGTATTATGAGATCTCAGGTGGTAGAAAAAATGTGGTGGGGAGGAAAACATCCGAACTCCACAGCCTACAGAGATCTTGAATATGCCAATCCGGGAACTTATTACTTCGTACCGAATGGGGTAAATTACAATCCTGCTACAGGACTTTATACTCAACATACCACAGCCATAAGCTTTCAGGACTGGGCACAGAACTATCCTTACCAGGCAAGGGTAACCCAGGATGAGAGTGAAGAGTTTGCGAATGTTTTCGACAGAACTTTCATTAAGTTGAGATCAGTTGTGTTAGAATATGATTTCTCTTCTTTACTGAATCCAAGAGGAATGATCAAAGGATTCACAGCCAACATTTCTGCTTACAACCTGGCAATGTGGAAAAAATCGAAGAACCTTTATTCTGATCCGGACTTCCAGATCAGATCAGGAAGAACAGAGGATGTTACAAATGACATTCAGGATCCGTCAAGCAGATGGTTTGGAATCGGATTTAATCTTAAGTTTTAA
- a CDS encoding SusD/RagB family nutrient-binding outer membrane lipoprotein, with the protein MKNNIKAKTAKWISIKTMLIAGVFALTSCESSLDTINENPNDQASIDPKYLLTYVSKDAFQVNGDNMYASRMMIGTDGENTYQYMKWNDASFEVYNKGLLNTVKMMQEAEKTNNKNYIAIGKFFRAYYFFNTSLKVGSAPYSEAVKGESGITQPKYDNQDVIMSGILSELKDANDLINTNDKIEGDIVFKGDALKWKKLINSFRLKILMTLSKKTTVGSYNIATEFASIAGSQPLMASVSDNGELKFADAADSRYSMFNNSGYGSSLYMADYFINLFKDRHDPRLFTFASQTTGAKEAGKAITDFTGYNGGNPTSPYSDNAALITAKNISKVNDRFYKDPTNEPSSVLSYSELEFILAEAAARGWISGSAKPHYDNAIKASFTFYQTYVKNPGQYFTGFDVNQYLTTPLVVYDDSAPLQTQVEKIITQKYMTMFHQSQWTSYYDYLRTGYPNYPLKAGVPAPFRFRYPQSEYSYNSTNLKVALAAQYGGNDNINSKPWWLQ; encoded by the coding sequence ATGAAAAATAATATAAAGGCTAAAACAGCAAAGTGGATCAGTATAAAAACGATGCTTATTGCAGGAGTTTTCGCATTAACTTCATGCGAATCCAGTCTGGATACCATCAATGAAAACCCTAATGATCAAGCCAGTATCGATCCGAAATATCTGCTTACCTATGTTTCCAAGGATGCTTTCCAGGTGAATGGCGACAATATGTATGCTTCAAGAATGATGATCGGTACAGATGGTGAAAATACATATCAGTACATGAAGTGGAATGATGCTTCTTTTGAGGTATATAACAAAGGGCTATTGAATACGGTAAAAATGATGCAGGAAGCTGAAAAGACCAACAATAAAAATTATATTGCTATTGGTAAATTTTTCAGGGCTTATTACTTCTTTAATACCAGTTTAAAGGTGGGGAGCGCTCCTTATTCTGAAGCTGTAAAAGGAGAATCCGGAATTACACAACCTAAATATGACAATCAGGACGTTATCATGTCCGGAATTTTATCAGAATTAAAAGACGCTAATGATCTGATCAATACCAATGATAAAATTGAAGGTGATATTGTTTTCAAAGGTGATGCTTTAAAATGGAAAAAGCTGATCAACTCATTTCGTTTGAAAATTCTGATGACCTTATCTAAAAAAACAACGGTTGGAAGTTACAATATCGCGACAGAATTTGCATCTATTGCAGGAAGCCAGCCATTAATGGCATCTGTTTCAGACAATGGTGAACTTAAATTTGCGGATGCGGCAGACAGTAGATATAGTATGTTCAACAACAGCGGATATGGATCCAGTTTATACATGGCCGATTATTTCATTAATCTGTTTAAAGACAGACATGATCCCCGATTATTTACTTTCGCTTCCCAAACCACCGGAGCCAAAGAAGCAGGGAAAGCCATTACAGATTTCACAGGATATAACGGAGGAAATCCTACGTCGCCTTATTCAGATAATGCTGCGTTAATCACTGCAAAAAATATCTCTAAAGTAAATGATCGTTTTTATAAAGATCCTACGAATGAACCTTCTTCTGTACTAAGTTATTCTGAGCTAGAATTTATTTTGGCAGAAGCAGCTGCCAGAGGCTGGATTTCAGGATCAGCAAAACCTCATTATGACAATGCTATTAAGGCAAGCTTTACTTTTTACCAGACTTATGTGAAAAATCCGGGACAATATTTCACAGGTTTTGATGTGAATCAGTATCTAACAACTCCTTTGGTGGTCTATGATGATTCTGCTCCATTACAAACCCAGGTAGAAAAAATCATCACTCAGAAATACATGACCATGTTCCATCAGTCACAATGGACTTCCTATTACGATTATTTAAGAACAGGATATCCTAACTATCCTTTAAAGGCAGGAGTTCCGGCACCATTCAGATTCAGATATCCCCAATCTGAATACAGCTACAACAGCACTAATCTGAAAGTAGCTCTTGCAGCTCAGTATGGAGGAAATGACAATATCAACTCTAAACCTTGGTGGCTGCAGTAA